In Amaranthus tricolor cultivar Red isolate AtriRed21 chromosome 3, ASM2621246v1, whole genome shotgun sequence, a single window of DNA contains:
- the LOC130807349 gene encoding uncharacterized protein LOC130807349 produces MAKIFYIFLLFGIPAVVLFHISGGSSFGDETLGITQDEEGNGSLLQALTKDKTKTLRLDKDEMELQTIEDGANSEQVKCIPCGSACVSSRNCCRNCYCLIKWEIVIPRCVRRKPPQLR; encoded by the exons ATGGCAAAAATCTTCTACATCTTCCTCCTTTTTGGCATTCCAGCGGTAGTTTTGTTCCATATTTCAG GTGGAAGTAGTTTTGGAGACGAGACGCTTGGGATAACACAAGATGAAGAAGGAAATGGAAGCCTATTACAAGCATTAACGAAAGacaaaacaaaaacattaaGACTTGATAAAGATGAAATGGAGTTACAAACAATAGAAGATGGTGCAAATTCAGAACAAGTCAAGTGTATACCATGTGGATCAGCCTGTGTTTCTTCTAGAAATTGCTGCAGAAATTGTTATTGTCTTATCAAGTGGGAAATTGTCATTCCGCGTTGTGTTAGAAGAAAACCTCCTCAACTTCGCTAG